The Sulfurospirillum sp. UCH001 genome segment GAAACGGGCATCCCAAATTATATGTGCTACAAATAGCGATGAGCTCAATGTCTTCATTACACTTACCGCACGAAGTCTTAGTAAACAGATCATCATCATTGCCCGTGTTATTAAAAATACACATAAACGAAAATACTTTTTAGCAGGTGCAAACTACGCATTTAGTGCAGATGAAACAATTGGACTTATGGGAGCACAGTATATTACACAACCGATTTCGTATGCAGCGCTCGATGAAATGCTCACAGAAAATACAGGTGTTATCTTCGATATGATTCCTATCCATGAACACGCTTTTTTTGTCAACCAACCTCTTGAAGCACTAGAGCTTAGAGAAAAACGACTTATGCTTTTTGGCATCTTACGAAAAGAGAGTTCACCAACCTTTTTGTTCAATCCAAAGTCAGATTTTGTACTTCAACCGCATGATATGTTGATTATTATGGGGCGTAAACATCACATCAATGCTCTGCGCAAACTCAATGACAAAGGAAATATACGATGAGAGAAAGTAAAATTCTCCTTTTTGGATTTAGCCGATCTGCCATTGAGATAGGAACAAGATTACAAGAACAAGGATTGACATTTACCTGTATCGATAATGATGCGAATCTTTTGCCTAAAGCTAAAAAACTAGGATTTGATCTTCGTATCACGGATTATAGTGACGATGAGACGCTTTTAAATTTGGGTATTGGCGAAGATGTTGGATTTGTCTTTACTCTGTTTGAGGAAGATGTTCAAAATGTGTTTTTAACACTCTCTATTCGCTCTTTAGACCCAAAGGTGCAAATTGTCTCAACGACGCACACAAAAGATGCCATACATAAGCTTGAGATTGCAGGTGCTAGCACGATCTTAGATCCTTATCAAATCTGTGGGAAGCGTATCTATAAGCTGATAACACAGCCTGAAATTATGCAAGTGATTGATGCAACGATTTTTGGGGAAGAAGATATCAACATGGAGCAGATCACCATTACAGCACATTCCCCACTGAATGGATTGTTCTTAAGTGAATGCTATCCTACAGAGAATTACAATATGCTTCTTGTTGGCATTCACGACAAAGAACTCAAGAAAGAGTTCATTTTTATCACAGAAGGGCGTAACCATAAATTAGATTATGGTGATATCTTAGTTGTAATCGGTAAAAGTGCTGAGATAGAACGCTTTAAAATGGATTTTAGTCTATAACAGAGGAACAATTAAAAAAAGCGTTCCCACACAGGCTAATGTTTCAAGTGTTGTGATGGATGCCATTAAAGAGACATCCCCACCAAGCTCCCGTGCCAATATATGTGAAGACGTTGCTGTTGGCATGGATGCAAAGATAATTGCAATGCTTAGGCTCATTCCTGCAAGCCCAAAAATATGCGATAAACCATAAGCGACCATAGGAAATAAAACCAATTTTGCAACGGTTGAAACCACCAACTCTTTCTTTGCATGTTTGAGGTATTTTAGCTCTAATCCCACACCAACCGATAAAAGCCCCATTGGAAGTGCCGCATGACTCACAATGGAAATACTTTTTAAAATAAATATCGGCATTTCAATGCCACTGGCATTGATAAGCCCACCAATAGCACAGGCACCAATCAGAGGGTTTGTAAGAATGGTTTTAAAAAAGGCGCGGAGTGAAAAGTTTCCATCACGCAAATAGATAGCAAAAACGGAGATACACAAAATATTAATAAAGGGAATAGCAAACGCCATTACAATAGCCGCTAAAACTAAGCCCTTATCGCCATAAACGGCATTGACCAGTGCTAAAAAGACATAGGTATTAAAACGAATACCTCCTTGGACAATAGAGGTAAATGCTCTGTTCTCAAAATGCAAAATCATATTAAGTAAAATCAGAATGACCAAGATAAGAAAAATACCACTTAAAGAAGAAAAAACAAGATTAACGGTATGCGTCAAGTCAATTTTAGCAACAGAAAGTTCATACACTAAAAGACACGGCATCAAGACATAGTAGGTAAATTTATCCATTTTAGGCCAGAAATCAACAGAAGGAAACTTTGCATGCTTAAACGCATACCCTGTAAAAATAATGAAACAAATTGGCAAAAGCGCATTCAAAACATAATTCATACTTATCCCTTAAATCGATATTCCAAGGCCTCTAAAATCGTTTTGAGTTTTTCACGGCACTCCCCTTGAAACTCCATCCATTCAGCTTTACATGTGCCGCCACTGCCAAGCTTTTTTTTGACCAAAGAACAGAGTGTTGTAAGAGCCTCTTTTTCAAGGGAAAAAGGTCCTACGATAGAGACTGGTTTACCTTGGCGTTTTTCCATCTTTAACACTAAAAGATGTTTGGAAGGCGTTTTAATCTCGACGGGTTTTGAGGAAGATTTCTCCTCCTCAAATTTCCATCCGTCATCGTTATCAAGTGCGGATCCAAGTGTAAAAAGGACTTTTTTATCTGCCATAGGTCTCTCTAAAGGCTTCATAATCGCCTTTAAAATCAATCACAGAACCATCTGGGTGTAGCTCGATGATACGGTTTGCAAACGCATCAATGAGCTCTCTATCGTGGGTTACACAGATGACATTACCAGGGAATTTATACAATCCCTCGCCTAAAGCGATAATCGCTTCAAGATCAAGGTGGTTATCAGGTTCATCCAACACCAAGAAGTTACCTTTTTGAAGCATCATTTTTGAAAGCATCATACGGTGTTTTTCTCCACCGCTCAGTTGGTTGACACTTTTCTTTTGCTCTTCACCTGAGAAAAGCATACGACCTAGACACTTTCTGATTTCATCCAAATCTTTTTTCTCATCGTACTGTTGCAACCACTCAAAAAGTTGTAAATCACCCGTGATGATGTCCGTTGTATTTTGTGGGAAATAACTTGGAATGATGGTAGCGCCCCATTTAACACTGCCTGTATCAGAGGTTAGTTGTTCCATAAGAATGTTACATAGTGTTGTTTTACCCACACCATTGTGTCCGATAAGTGCGATCTTTTCGCCTTTTTCTACTTTAAAACTGATATTATGAAGTACTTTTTGATCACCATAACTTTTTTCAATGCCTTCAACTTCCAAGACTTCATTTCCAATGTCACGACCCATTCTAAACACAATGCTAGGATCTCTACGTGAAGAGGTTTGAATGTCTGCGATGTCTAGTTTTTCAAGACGTTTTTGACGTGATGTTGCTTGCTTTGCTTTAGAAGCATTGGCAGAGAAACGACGAACAAAGGCTTCAAGCTCTTCTTTTTCTTTAAGCTTCTTATCACGCTCCATCTCTTGTTGTTTCGCAATTAAGTTTGCAGCCATATACCATTCATCATAGTTACCTGTAAATTCGCGAATTTTCTTAAAATCCACATCAAGAATGTTGGTGACAACGGAGTTAAGGAAGTGTCTATCGTGCGAAATAACGACCATCGTTCCTTCATGGCGAATGAGTTGTTCTTCTAACCACGAAATCGCTTCCAAGTCTAAGTTGTTCGTTGGCTCATCGAGGAAAAGAACATCTGGTTTTGGATACAGCACTTGCGCTAGCAAAATCTTAAACTTATCGCCACCTGTGAGTTCACTCATCAAGCTATCGTGCATCTCTACTGGGAAACCAAGTGAGGCTAGGATTTTTTCAATATTGACTTCAACTTCATACGTTGGATCTTCTTCCGCACAAATAATCTCAAGCTCTGCTAAACGATCATTGACTTTATCATCCGAAAAATCACCTGTTACATAGAGTTCTTCTTTTTCTTTAATCGCATCATAGAGTCTTTTATTGCCGTACATTACAGCATCTTTAAGAGTAAAATCCTCAAAAGCGTATTGATTTTGTCCTAAAACACCAACACGTAAACCATTTTCAATGGAGATATTACCACTGGTTGGCTCAATTTGACGGGATAAAATTTTCAAAAATGTCGTTTTACCTGCACCATTGGCACCGATAAGTCCGTAACGTTTACCTTTGTCCAATTTCAGGTTGATATTTTCAAATAAAAGCTGATGCGAAAAGCGCATCGTTAGGTTGTTAACTTCTACCATATTCTTCTCTTCTCTCTATTAGTTTTACGCGGATTATAGCACTATGTTGCTTGTTTCAATATTTACCCTCAATCTAGCGCTCTTTCGTATGAGAAAAAAATCTTGCTATTTTTAGTTCAAAAAATGTTACAATAAAAAAAGTTCGACCCGAAGCAAAGGATCTTACGTGGCAATCCTCAAGAAAAACATCTGGTTTCTTTTTTATATTTTAACGTTTACTGCCACTGTGCTATTTCTCACGGCTTCTTACTTCAAATGGGAAAACACCTACTACAAATATCAAGCATCACAAGAAGCTATTGTCGAGTTGATGGCAAATGCTACACACTCTTTATTTGATACACAAGAACGCCTTATGGATATTTTGGGTGTATCTATTCTTGAAGACAGGCATCATCTCTATAACACGCCAAGTATTGAAAAACATTCTCAATCCCTTTTAAAAAATCCTGATGTTGTTGCTTTTGGTGTCACGACGCCTGAGGGAGATTTTATTTACGCAAGCTCATACAAAGATCCAAAACAAGTTCCAAATCTTATGAAACAACCCGAGAGTCATGACTCTTTTTTAGAGGCAATCTCATCACAAGGAATGGTTTTTGGTCGTACCTATTTTTCACCTCCTTTACAAAAATGGGGAATGCCTATACGTAAAGCTGTTCGTGATGAAGAAGGAAATCCACTTTTTGTCATGACGACATTGTTACGACTTACCAGTACATTTGACACTCTGATGAACACCATTCATCATCGCCAAAATCTCGTAGTTTCAGTCATTCGCGATACAGATTTGTACCAACAGTACAATTCTGAAGGCAAAAATGACTACAACAAAACTTATGGAAAACCATTCCCAAAGGAGATTATGGAACGTGTTTACACCATCATTTTTGATACCTATGGGCTTACGCCACAAGAACTTAAACGCGATGAGCCTATTGTCTCTTTTGGTTATACTCATGACAATAATGTTCGCTATTTAGCCTCATTGAAATACAATAAAACCTATAAACT includes the following:
- a CDS encoding ABC-F family ATP-binding cassette domain-containing protein — encoded protein: MVEVNNLTMRFSHQLLFENINLKLDKGKRYGLIGANGAGKTTFLKILSRQIEPTSGNISIENGLRVGVLGQNQYAFEDFTLKDAVMYGNKRLYDAIKEKEELYVTGDFSDDKVNDRLAELEIICAEEDPTYEVEVNIEKILASLGFPVEMHDSLMSELTGGDKFKILLAQVLYPKPDVLFLDEPTNNLDLEAISWLEEQLIRHEGTMVVISHDRHFLNSVVTNILDVDFKKIREFTGNYDEWYMAANLIAKQQEMERDKKLKEKEELEAFVRRFSANASKAKQATSRQKRLEKLDIADIQTSSRRDPSIVFRMGRDIGNEVLEVEGIEKSYGDQKVLHNISFKVEKGEKIALIGHNGVGKTTLCNILMEQLTSDTGSVKWGATIIPSYFPQNTTDIITGDLQLFEWLQQYDEKKDLDEIRKCLGRMLFSGEEQKKSVNQLSGGEKHRMMLSKMMLQKGNFLVLDEPDNHLDLEAIIALGEGLYKFPGNVICVTHDRELIDAFANRIIELHPDGSVIDFKGDYEAFRETYGR
- a CDS encoding TrkA family potassium uptake protein — translated: MRESKILLFGFSRSAIEIGTRLQEQGLTFTCIDNDANLLPKAKKLGFDLRITDYSDDETLLNLGIGEDVGFVFTLFEEDVQNVFLTLSIRSLDPKVQIVSTTHTKDAIHKLEIAGASTILDPYQICGKRIYKLITQPEIMQVIDATIFGEEDINMEQITITAHSPLNGLFLSECYPTENYNMLLVGIHDKELKKEFIFITEGRNHKLDYGDILVVIGKSAEIERFKMDFSL
- a CDS encoding translation initiation factor, with protein sequence MKPLERPMADKKVLFTLGSALDNDDGWKFEEEKSSSKPVEIKTPSKHLLVLKMEKRQGKPVSIVGPFSLEKEALTTLCSLVKKKLGSGGTCKAEWMEFQGECREKLKTILEALEYRFKG
- a CDS encoding AEC family transporter, which gives rise to MNYVLNALLPICFIIFTGYAFKHAKFPSVDFWPKMDKFTYYVLMPCLLVYELSVAKIDLTHTVNLVFSSLSGIFLILVILILLNMILHFENRAFTSIVQGGIRFNTYVFLALVNAVYGDKGLVLAAIVMAFAIPFINILCISVFAIYLRDGNFSLRAFFKTILTNPLIGACAIGGLINASGIEMPIFILKSISIVSHAALPMGLLSVGVGLELKYLKHAKKELVVSTVAKLVLFPMVAYGLSHIFGLAGMSLSIAIIFASMPTATSSHILARELGGDVSLMASITTLETLACVGTLFLIVPLL